Within the Heptranchias perlo isolate sHepPer1 chromosome 39, sHepPer1.hap1, whole genome shotgun sequence genome, the region aaattatgaggacaggtcacatagactaggtttgtattcccttgaggatAGAAACATAAAtggtgaactaattgaggtgcttaagatgattaaagtatttgaaagggtagatagaggtAAACTATGtctttggtgggggagtccacaACAAGGGGAAGAACCTTAAAATTTGGAGCTAGGTCGTTcacggtgatgtcaggaagcacttcttcacacaaagtgtagtggaacTCCAGAACTCTTTGCCCAAAGAGCTGTTCAGGCTAGTTCAATTGAAAattacaaaactgagattgatgaatTGTTATTCGGTAAGGGTACTAAGGGGTATGGatacaaggagggtagatggagttaaggtacagatcagccatgatctaattgaatgatctatttcttatgttcttatgttaatgccggtacaggctcgagggactgaatggcctaaatTCATATGATCCTACATAACCCAAGGGAGCTGAGATGAATTATAGTACCTGAATCACGGCCCTGACTGGGATCAGCTTCCTCAGTAACTTTCGTGATGATCTATGGATAGGCCCTTTGAAGAGTTTCTGAAAATAGAATTCAAGTAGCACAAAGTAGCCCAATTAACTTTCATCTACAACATTGGGACCTttgcccccaacccccctccccccccccccatatcccaaCATTTGCTGCTGTAGGAATTGTAATCCCTTTTTGTCACAATTTAACTGTACCTTATCATTATAAAATACATCACACCAAAATCCACCGTTGGACAAATGGCAAAAAATCTCAAAATGTGACGAGTAATAGGGGCCCAGTGCCTTATTTCTAAAATAACTCGGCTTCAGTCGGGGCTACTTGCCCTTTGACCCTAGAGGCGGGTCCCCCTCCAAATTTCGGCCCCTCTGCCGACATGATGTCTCCTTTTAACCCTTCAACTTCTTAAAATTTGACGGCCATAAACTCCCATTGTCCAGCAAACGGCTGTTGAGATCCATATCCACATTCATCTTTCTCATACCTCACACCCGGTACATATCAGACCAGTCCCTGTCTCTTTCACCTCCGCCCAAAGCCGGTTGATGCTGAAATCCAACATCTCAGCATATCGGTGCGGCTGCTCAACTGTACACAGCTGACTGTATCACTTTCCGTATATGTCTGTGAACACTCGTCGATCTCAAATGAACCACGGAGCCTCCTTATTTCGATATTATGTAGAGTGTaattaaaaaagcaaaaataCGATTTACCTATAATGTAAATGTTGCTAATCTACCACATATATTCGCATTTGTTTCATCAAATTCCTTGCATGAACCTATACATGAATATCCTCATCCTCGGGAGTCTGTACCATTACTTTAGGGGCAAAGATTTCAAAATGTTTTGTTTCTAAAATAGGATCTAATTAATATGCTAGACGTCTCAGTTTTCAACGTGAAAAGTTATTGCAAAATATCCTACTCCCTGCTCAGTGGGAGGAAGTATGCTCGGCTTAATCTGTTATAATGAATGTCACTACTGCCAATGATTGGGCAATGCTCGTGTGTCACTTGAGATTTCTCTCAGGTATAATAAGGCATACTTTTGAAAGCAGAAGCGTGTCCATAACACCATCAGACATCGACCCTTCTCTCCGAAAATGGGACAGCCGGTAATCATACAGATAGAAAGGATATACTACCCTATTATTGCAATTATTGGTGTTACTGGTAAGCTGCTTCTAATCAGTTAATATTCATCATTGAAAGCGTATGACTGCTCCCACTGTCCTGTAATAATATCTGTTTGTTCTGATGTGCAGACACTATAATTGCCGCCAACAATCAAATAACAGTGAGAAAACTCCAATTTTCCGACATATTCGTAATGTGAAACCTGACGGGCAACACAATTTTGTCTGAAGTTTTAAATTAAACAACTTAGTGGGAATTTCGTCTCCTTTGTAGAGAGGCTTGTACATTTCAGTCCAAGCGAAATATTTGCTTCGCAGCTTGGTTCTGGTTGGTTAATATTGTTGAAAAGTAGAAAATACCCATCAAGACCAGTTGCTGAGATTATCGGAAACCCGGGAAAGCAATGTGAACGGCCAAATTTACTACAGGCGATCGGACGAAACCCCAACCCTCGAAATTCTACGCAGTGCAGTATTGTGGGCGATAAAATCTGTTTTGCTACTGCTATCTTCGGGTTTAGTGAGACAAGGATCAATGATATACGTCAATAATAGAGTTTATTTAAATTGAgggtaggtttttaaaaaaaaatgttattctgAAAACTAAAGCAACGAAAAATACCGCATCAGACATCAAAACCTGAACATGCAAATGATAATTTgggacaattttttttatatgGATTGTGGGTATGCTGTTAGAGATTTTCAATTGTACTTTTGTACGTTTTTCGCTCCCAACGACAAAAATTCCCAATCATACCAGGAGCTTGGACTGTGAGACAAGGACTGATTCCTATTACATTATTCTGCTCAATGTGCAGCTATAAGCACCGTTTTCGTGTTGATCAATGGAGTTTAACGAAAGTTTGAAATATGTAAATATTTTAGGTAGTTGAGGCGTTACTTAATGAAACTGCTGGAGAGTAATAAAGGGCGGGGTGTCGGACCAGCGTtgtcaccccccccactccccccccacccccgaccccgatcccctggGTTTTTTGTTCtgccagttaggttaaaattaggtACAGAGAGACTGTTGAGTGATAAGATAAAGTGTGCATGAATTTTCATACAAATAAACTGTCAACTGATCATCTTCTCAAGATAAGGAGAGTTAGTAATTTAATCTCCTCCTTTTTGCAGCTAATTTgttgacaattgtgattctctcccgtGGAAGTTacggcctctccaaatgcatcaccCGTtatctggtggccatggcagcgggggATCTACTAGTTCTGATATTTGATGTAATACTGTATGAGATTAAAGATGCTTATTTCGCATATTCATTCCTGAATTACACTCCTATTTGTAGTCTCAATCTCGCTCTGATTTTTACATCTATTGATTGTTCTGTCTGGTTaactgtcgctttcacctttgatcgattcaTCACCATTTGTTGTCAAAAGTTGCGAACAAAATATAGCACCGAAAAAACTGCGGTTGCGGTTATAGCAGTGGTGTTTTCATTAAGTATATTAGAAAATGTTCCAATCTACTTTGTATTTGAACCTCGGGAAATAATTGACAATGTACCGTGGTCCTGCTATGTAAAATCAAGCTTCTATACCTTACCCATATGGGTAGCATTTTTGTGGTTGGAAACTATTTTAACCCCGTTTGTTCCATTTGTTTTGATTTTACTGCTCAATGCTCTGACCATCAGGCACATTATACTGGCCAATAGAGTGAGGAGGGGACTTCGAGGAAACAACAACAGTGAGAATCAtaatgatccagagatggagaaccgaaggaaatccatcattttactgctcGCCATATctagcagttttatactgttatggacGGTACCTTTCCTATGTTATATATGTGTACAATTTACAGATATTCAATTTATGGTAGGAAATTATAACGACCCTTTCACCATTATGGAACAAACCGGGTACATGCTTCGGACAttaagttgctgcacaaacacgttTATTTATGCAGCGTCCCAGAGAAAATTCAGAGATGAGCTAAAGAATATGATTAAGCGACCCCTGTCTCTAATAATGTATTCATTTCAGTAAGTTAAATGGCTTCAACTAATTCAAAAAATGGGAATAATTTTAACTTGGGGAAACAGTGCAAAAATGGCaacgaagttatgctaaacctttatcaaacactggttaggccccagctggagtattgtttccaattctgtGCAAAACATTTTAGAAAGTATGTCAAAGcctcagagagggagaggaggtttactagaatggtagtaGGGATGcaatacttcagttatgtggacagactagaaaaactgggcttgttctccatagagcagagaggttaaagtaaagatttgatagacgtgttcaaa harbors:
- the LOC137305006 gene encoding probable G-protein coupled receptor 139, with the protein product MGQPVIIQIERIYYPIIAIIGVTANLLTIVILSRGSYGLSKCITRYLVAMAAGDLLVLIFDVILYEIKDAYFAYSFLNYTPICSLNLALIFTSIDCSVWLTVAFTFDRFITICCQKLRTKYSTEKTAVAVIAVVFSLSILENVPIYFVFEPREIIDNVPWSCYVKSSFYTLPIWVAFLWLETILTPFVPFVLILLLNALTIRHIILANRVRRGLRGNNNSENHNDPEMENRRKSIILLLAISSSFILLWTVPFLCYICVQFTDIQFMVGNYNDPFTIMEQTGYMLRTLSCCTNTFIYAASQRKFRDELKNMIKRPLSLIMYSFQ